The following are encoded together in the Rhinopithecus roxellana isolate Shanxi Qingling chromosome 5, ASM756505v1, whole genome shotgun sequence genome:
- the DCAF11 gene encoding DDB1- and CUL4-associated factor 11 isoform X2 → MGSRNSSSAGSGSGDPSEGLSRRGAGLRRSEEEEEEDEDVDLAQALLDSEEENDRAWDGRLGDRYNPPVDATPDTRELECNEIKTQVELATGQLGLRRAAQEHSFPRMLHQRERGLCHRGSFSLGEQSRVISHFLPNDLGFTDSYSQKAFCGIYSKDGQIFMSACQDQTIRLYDCRYGRFRKFKSIKARDVGWSVLDVAFTPDGNHFLYSSWSDYIHICSIYGEGDTHTALDLRPDERRFAVFSIAVSSDGREVLGGANDGCLYVFDREQNRRTLQIESHEDDVNAVAFADISSQILFSGGDDAICKVWDRRTMREDDPKPVGALAGHQDGITFIDSKGDARYLISNSKDQTIKLWDIRRFSSREGMEASRQAATQQNWDYRWQQVPKKAWRKLKLPGDSSLMTYRGHGVLHTLIRCRFSPIHSTGQQFIYSGCSTGKVVVYDLLSGHIVKKLTNHKACVRDVSWHPFEEKIVSSSWDGNLRLWQYRQAEYFQDDMPESEECASAPAPVPHSSTAFSSPQ, encoded by the exons ATGGGATCACGGAACAGCAGCAGTGCAGGATCCGGGTCCGGAGACCCCTCCGAGGGCTTGTCCCGAAGAGGGGCTGGCCTGCGTCggagtgaggaagaggaagaagaggatgaaGATGTGGATCTGGCCCAG GCCCTCTTGGACTCAGAGGAAGAGAATGACAGAGCTTGGGATGGTCGTCTTGGGGATCGATACAACCCACCTG TGGATGCTACCCCTGACACCCGGGAGCTGGAATGCAATGAGATCAAGACACAAGTGGAACTGGCCACAGGGCAGCTGGGGCTTAGGCGGGCCGCCCAGGAGCACAGCTTTCCTCGAATGTTGCACCAG AGAGAACGGGGCCTCTGCCACCGGGGAAGCTTCTCCCTTGGAGAACAGTCTCGAGTGATATCTCA cTTCTTACCCAATGATCTGGGCTTCACTGATAGCTACTCTCAGAAGGCTTTCTGTGGCATCTACAGCAAAGATGGTCAAATATTCATGTCTGCTTGCCAAG ACCAGACAATCCGACTGTATGACTGCCGGTATGGCCGTTTCCGTAAATTCAAGAGCATCAAGGCCCGTGATGTAGGCTGGAGCGTCTTGGATGTGGCCTTCACCCCTGATGGGAACCACTTCCTCTACTCCAGCTGGTCTGATTACA TTCATATCTGCAGTATCTATGGTGAGGGAGATACACACACTGCCCTGGATCTCAG GCCAGATGAGCGTCGCTTTGCTGTCTTCTCCATTGCCGTCTCCTCAGATGGACGAGAAGTACTAGGAGG GGCCAATGATGGCTGCCTGTATGTCTTTGACCGAGAACAGAACCGACGCACCCTTCAG ATTGAGTCCCATGAGGATGATGTGAATGCAGTGGCCTTTGCTGATATAAGCTCCCAAATCCTGTTCTCTGGGGGAGACGATGCCATCTGCAAAGTGTGGGATCGACGCACCATGCGGGAGGATGACCCCAAGCCTGTGGGTGCACTGGCTGGACACCAGGATGGCATCACCTTCATTGACAGCAAG GGTGATGCTCGATATCTTATCTCCAACTCTAAAGACCAGACCATCAAACTCTGGGATATCCGACGCTTTTCCAGCCGGGAAGGCATGGAAGCCTCACGCCAGGCTGCCACACAGCAAAACTGGGACTATCGCTGGCAGCAAGTGCCCAAAAAAG CCTGGCGGAAGCTGAAGCTCCCAGGGGACAGCTCCTTGATGACCTACCGGGGCCACGGAGTGCTGCACACCCTCATCCGCTGCCGGTTCTCCCCCATTCACAGCACCGGCCAGCAGTTCATCTACAGTGGCTGCTCCACTGGCAAAGTGGTTG TGTACGACCTTCTCAGTGGCCACATTGTAAAGAAGCTGACGAACCACAAGGCCTGTGTGCGTGATGTCAGTTGGCACCCCTTTGAAGAGAAGATTGTCAGCAGTTCG TGGGACGGGAACCTGCGTCTGTGGCAGTACCGCCAGGCTGAGTACTTCCAGGATGACATGCCAGAATCCGAGGAATGTGCCAGCGCCCCTGCCCCAGTGCCCCACTCCTCTACAGCCTTTTCCTCACCCCAGTAG
- the DCAF11 gene encoding DDB1- and CUL4-associated factor 11 isoform X1, whose protein sequence is MGSRNSSSAGSGSGDPSEGLSRRGAGLRRSEEEEEEDEDVDLAQVLAYLLRRGQVRLVQGGGAANLQFIQALLDSEEENDRAWDGRLGDRYNPPVDATPDTRELECNEIKTQVELATGQLGLRRAAQEHSFPRMLHQRERGLCHRGSFSLGEQSRVISHFLPNDLGFTDSYSQKAFCGIYSKDGQIFMSACQDQTIRLYDCRYGRFRKFKSIKARDVGWSVLDVAFTPDGNHFLYSSWSDYIHICSIYGEGDTHTALDLRPDERRFAVFSIAVSSDGREVLGGANDGCLYVFDREQNRRTLQIESHEDDVNAVAFADISSQILFSGGDDAICKVWDRRTMREDDPKPVGALAGHQDGITFIDSKGDARYLISNSKDQTIKLWDIRRFSSREGMEASRQAATQQNWDYRWQQVPKKAWRKLKLPGDSSLMTYRGHGVLHTLIRCRFSPIHSTGQQFIYSGCSTGKVVVYDLLSGHIVKKLTNHKACVRDVSWHPFEEKIVSSSWDGNLRLWQYRQAEYFQDDMPESEECASAPAPVPHSSTAFSSPQ, encoded by the exons ATGGGATCACGGAACAGCAGCAGTGCAGGATCCGGGTCCGGAGACCCCTCCGAGGGCTTGTCCCGAAGAGGGGCTGGCCTGCGTCggagtgaggaagaggaagaagaggatgaaGATGTGGATCTGGCCCAGGTACTGGCCTATCTCCTCCGCAG AGGCCAAGTGAGGTTGGTGCAGGGAGGAGGTGCAGCAAATTTACAATTCATTCAGGCCCTCTTGGACTCAGAGGAAGAGAATGACAGAGCTTGGGATGGTCGTCTTGGGGATCGATACAACCCACCTG TGGATGCTACCCCTGACACCCGGGAGCTGGAATGCAATGAGATCAAGACACAAGTGGAACTGGCCACAGGGCAGCTGGGGCTTAGGCGGGCCGCCCAGGAGCACAGCTTTCCTCGAATGTTGCACCAG AGAGAACGGGGCCTCTGCCACCGGGGAAGCTTCTCCCTTGGAGAACAGTCTCGAGTGATATCTCA cTTCTTACCCAATGATCTGGGCTTCACTGATAGCTACTCTCAGAAGGCTTTCTGTGGCATCTACAGCAAAGATGGTCAAATATTCATGTCTGCTTGCCAAG ACCAGACAATCCGACTGTATGACTGCCGGTATGGCCGTTTCCGTAAATTCAAGAGCATCAAGGCCCGTGATGTAGGCTGGAGCGTCTTGGATGTGGCCTTCACCCCTGATGGGAACCACTTCCTCTACTCCAGCTGGTCTGATTACA TTCATATCTGCAGTATCTATGGTGAGGGAGATACACACACTGCCCTGGATCTCAG GCCAGATGAGCGTCGCTTTGCTGTCTTCTCCATTGCCGTCTCCTCAGATGGACGAGAAGTACTAGGAGG GGCCAATGATGGCTGCCTGTATGTCTTTGACCGAGAACAGAACCGACGCACCCTTCAG ATTGAGTCCCATGAGGATGATGTGAATGCAGTGGCCTTTGCTGATATAAGCTCCCAAATCCTGTTCTCTGGGGGAGACGATGCCATCTGCAAAGTGTGGGATCGACGCACCATGCGGGAGGATGACCCCAAGCCTGTGGGTGCACTGGCTGGACACCAGGATGGCATCACCTTCATTGACAGCAAG GGTGATGCTCGATATCTTATCTCCAACTCTAAAGACCAGACCATCAAACTCTGGGATATCCGACGCTTTTCCAGCCGGGAAGGCATGGAAGCCTCACGCCAGGCTGCCACACAGCAAAACTGGGACTATCGCTGGCAGCAAGTGCCCAAAAAAG CCTGGCGGAAGCTGAAGCTCCCAGGGGACAGCTCCTTGATGACCTACCGGGGCCACGGAGTGCTGCACACCCTCATCCGCTGCCGGTTCTCCCCCATTCACAGCACCGGCCAGCAGTTCATCTACAGTGGCTGCTCCACTGGCAAAGTGGTTG TGTACGACCTTCTCAGTGGCCACATTGTAAAGAAGCTGACGAACCACAAGGCCTGTGTGCGTGATGTCAGTTGGCACCCCTTTGAAGAGAAGATTGTCAGCAGTTCG TGGGACGGGAACCTGCGTCTGTGGCAGTACCGCCAGGCTGAGTACTTCCAGGATGACATGCCAGAATCCGAGGAATGTGCCAGCGCCCCTGCCCCAGTGCCCCACTCCTCTACAGCCTTTTCCTCACCCCAGTAG
- the FITM1 gene encoding fat storage-inducing transmembrane protein 1, with translation MLPHTRGQDPADVADLHPGPLLPPAPLPRLPAANRALRCVCHTCHCLSLSGGGPISPSSAAQQSKQLVGRGGNMERGPVVGAGLGAGARIRALLGCLVKVLLWVASALLYFGSEQAARLLGSPCLRRLYHAWLAAVVIFGPLLQFHVNPRTIFASHGNFFNIKFVNSAWGWTCTFLGGFVLLVVFLATRRVAITARHLSRLVVGAAVWRGAGRAFLLIEDLTGSCFEPLPQGLLLHELPDRRSCLAAGHQWRGYTVSSHTFLLTFCCLLMAEEAAVFAKYLAHGLPAGAPLRLVFLLNVLLLGLWNFLLLCTVIYFHQYTHKVVGAAVGTFAWYLTYGSWYHQPWSPGSPGHGLFPRPHSSRKHN, from the exons ATGCTACCACACACCCGAGGCCAGGACCCTGCTGACGTGGCAGACCTCCACCCTGGCCCCTTACTGCCCCCCGCCCCTCTCCCCCGCCTGCCAGCTGCCAACAGGGCTCTGCGTTGTGTCTGCCACACCTGTCACTGCCTATCCTTGTCCGGGGGGGGCCCCATCAGCCCCTCCTCAGCTGCCCAGCAGAGCAAGCAGctagtggggaggggagggaacatGGAGCGGGGGCcggtggtgggggcagggctgggggccgGGGCCCGAATCCGGGCACTGCTGGGCTGCCTGGTCAAGGTGCTTCTCTGGGTGGCCTCTGCCTTGCTGTACTTTGGAAGCGAACAGGCCGCCCGCCTTCTGGGCAGCCCCTGCTTACGGCGcctctaccatgcctggctggcagCAGTGGTCATCTTTGGGCCCCTTCTGCAGTTCCATGTCAACCCTCGGACTATCTTCGCCAGCCACGGCAACTTCTTCAACAT AAAATTTGTGAATTCAGCCTGGGGCTGGACATGCACCTTCCTAGGGGGCTTTGTGTTGCTGGTGGTGTTCCTGGCTACACGGCGCGTGGCAATAACTGCCAGACACCTGAGCCGACTGGTGGTGGGAGCAGCCGTGTGGCGGGGAGCCGGCCGAGCCTTCCTGCTCATCGAGGACCTGACTGGCTCCTGCTTCGAGCCACTGCCCCAGGGTCTGCTGCTCCACGAGCTGCCTGACCGCCGCAGCTGCCTGGCGGCCGGCCACCAGTGGCGGGGCTACACAGTCTCCTCCCACACCTTCCTGCTCACCTTCTGCTGTCTGCTTATGGCAGAGGAAGCAGCTGTGTTCGCCAAGTACCTGGCCCATGGGCTGCCTGCTGGCGCCCCCCTGCGCCTTGTCTTCCTGCTGAACGTGCTGCTACTGGGCCTCTGGAACTTCTTGCTGCTCTGTACTGTCATCTATTTCCACCAGTACACTCACAAGGTGGTGGGTGCCGCAGTGGGCACCTTCGCCTGGTACCTCACCTATGGCAGCTGGTATCATCAGCCGTGGTCTCCAGGGAGTCCAGGCCATGGGCTCTTCCCCCGTCCCCACTCCAGCCGCAAGcataactga
- the DCAF11 gene encoding DDB1- and CUL4-associated factor 11 isoform X4, translated as MLHQRERGLCHRGSFSLGEQSRVISHFLPNDLGFTDSYSQKAFCGIYSKDGQIFMSACQDQTIRLYDCRYGRFRKFKSIKARDVGWSVLDVAFTPDGNHFLYSSWSDYIHICSIYGEGDTHTALDLRPDERRFAVFSIAVSSDGREVLGGANDGCLYVFDREQNRRTLQIESHEDDVNAVAFADISSQILFSGGDDAICKVWDRRTMREDDPKPVGALAGHQDGITFIDSKGDARYLISNSKDQTIKLWDIRRFSSREGMEASRQAATQQNWDYRWQQVPKKAWRKLKLPGDSSLMTYRGHGVLHTLIRCRFSPIHSTGQQFIYSGCSTGKVVVYDLLSGHIVKKLTNHKACVRDVSWHPFEEKIVSSSWDGNLRLWQYRQAEYFQDDMPESEECASAPAPVPHSSTAFSSPQ; from the exons ATGTTGCACCAG AGAGAACGGGGCCTCTGCCACCGGGGAAGCTTCTCCCTTGGAGAACAGTCTCGAGTGATATCTCA cTTCTTACCCAATGATCTGGGCTTCACTGATAGCTACTCTCAGAAGGCTTTCTGTGGCATCTACAGCAAAGATGGTCAAATATTCATGTCTGCTTGCCAAG ACCAGACAATCCGACTGTATGACTGCCGGTATGGCCGTTTCCGTAAATTCAAGAGCATCAAGGCCCGTGATGTAGGCTGGAGCGTCTTGGATGTGGCCTTCACCCCTGATGGGAACCACTTCCTCTACTCCAGCTGGTCTGATTACA TTCATATCTGCAGTATCTATGGTGAGGGAGATACACACACTGCCCTGGATCTCAG GCCAGATGAGCGTCGCTTTGCTGTCTTCTCCATTGCCGTCTCCTCAGATGGACGAGAAGTACTAGGAGG GGCCAATGATGGCTGCCTGTATGTCTTTGACCGAGAACAGAACCGACGCACCCTTCAG ATTGAGTCCCATGAGGATGATGTGAATGCAGTGGCCTTTGCTGATATAAGCTCCCAAATCCTGTTCTCTGGGGGAGACGATGCCATCTGCAAAGTGTGGGATCGACGCACCATGCGGGAGGATGACCCCAAGCCTGTGGGTGCACTGGCTGGACACCAGGATGGCATCACCTTCATTGACAGCAAG GGTGATGCTCGATATCTTATCTCCAACTCTAAAGACCAGACCATCAAACTCTGGGATATCCGACGCTTTTCCAGCCGGGAAGGCATGGAAGCCTCACGCCAGGCTGCCACACAGCAAAACTGGGACTATCGCTGGCAGCAAGTGCCCAAAAAAG CCTGGCGGAAGCTGAAGCTCCCAGGGGACAGCTCCTTGATGACCTACCGGGGCCACGGAGTGCTGCACACCCTCATCCGCTGCCGGTTCTCCCCCATTCACAGCACCGGCCAGCAGTTCATCTACAGTGGCTGCTCCACTGGCAAAGTGGTTG TGTACGACCTTCTCAGTGGCCACATTGTAAAGAAGCTGACGAACCACAAGGCCTGTGTGCGTGATGTCAGTTGGCACCCCTTTGAAGAGAAGATTGTCAGCAGTTCG TGGGACGGGAACCTGCGTCTGTGGCAGTACCGCCAGGCTGAGTACTTCCAGGATGACATGCCAGAATCCGAGGAATGTGCCAGCGCCCCTGCCCCAGTGCCCCACTCCTCTACAGCCTTTTCCTCACCCCAGTAG
- the DCAF11 gene encoding DDB1- and CUL4-associated factor 11 isoform X3, giving the protein MKMWIWPRGQVRLVQGGGAANLQFIQALLDSEEENDRAWDGRLGDRYNPPVDATPDTRELECNEIKTQVELATGQLGLRRAAQEHSFPRMLHQRERGLCHRGSFSLGEQSRVISHFLPNDLGFTDSYSQKAFCGIYSKDGQIFMSACQDQTIRLYDCRYGRFRKFKSIKARDVGWSVLDVAFTPDGNHFLYSSWSDYIHICSIYGEGDTHTALDLRPDERRFAVFSIAVSSDGREVLGGANDGCLYVFDREQNRRTLQIESHEDDVNAVAFADISSQILFSGGDDAICKVWDRRTMREDDPKPVGALAGHQDGITFIDSKGDARYLISNSKDQTIKLWDIRRFSSREGMEASRQAATQQNWDYRWQQVPKKAWRKLKLPGDSSLMTYRGHGVLHTLIRCRFSPIHSTGQQFIYSGCSTGKVVVYDLLSGHIVKKLTNHKACVRDVSWHPFEEKIVSSSWDGNLRLWQYRQAEYFQDDMPESEECASAPAPVPHSSTAFSSPQ; this is encoded by the exons atgaaGATGTGGATCTGGCCCAG AGGCCAAGTGAGGTTGGTGCAGGGAGGAGGTGCAGCAAATTTACAATTCATTCAGGCCCTCTTGGACTCAGAGGAAGAGAATGACAGAGCTTGGGATGGTCGTCTTGGGGATCGATACAACCCACCTG TGGATGCTACCCCTGACACCCGGGAGCTGGAATGCAATGAGATCAAGACACAAGTGGAACTGGCCACAGGGCAGCTGGGGCTTAGGCGGGCCGCCCAGGAGCACAGCTTTCCTCGAATGTTGCACCAG AGAGAACGGGGCCTCTGCCACCGGGGAAGCTTCTCCCTTGGAGAACAGTCTCGAGTGATATCTCA cTTCTTACCCAATGATCTGGGCTTCACTGATAGCTACTCTCAGAAGGCTTTCTGTGGCATCTACAGCAAAGATGGTCAAATATTCATGTCTGCTTGCCAAG ACCAGACAATCCGACTGTATGACTGCCGGTATGGCCGTTTCCGTAAATTCAAGAGCATCAAGGCCCGTGATGTAGGCTGGAGCGTCTTGGATGTGGCCTTCACCCCTGATGGGAACCACTTCCTCTACTCCAGCTGGTCTGATTACA TTCATATCTGCAGTATCTATGGTGAGGGAGATACACACACTGCCCTGGATCTCAG GCCAGATGAGCGTCGCTTTGCTGTCTTCTCCATTGCCGTCTCCTCAGATGGACGAGAAGTACTAGGAGG GGCCAATGATGGCTGCCTGTATGTCTTTGACCGAGAACAGAACCGACGCACCCTTCAG ATTGAGTCCCATGAGGATGATGTGAATGCAGTGGCCTTTGCTGATATAAGCTCCCAAATCCTGTTCTCTGGGGGAGACGATGCCATCTGCAAAGTGTGGGATCGACGCACCATGCGGGAGGATGACCCCAAGCCTGTGGGTGCACTGGCTGGACACCAGGATGGCATCACCTTCATTGACAGCAAG GGTGATGCTCGATATCTTATCTCCAACTCTAAAGACCAGACCATCAAACTCTGGGATATCCGACGCTTTTCCAGCCGGGAAGGCATGGAAGCCTCACGCCAGGCTGCCACACAGCAAAACTGGGACTATCGCTGGCAGCAAGTGCCCAAAAAAG CCTGGCGGAAGCTGAAGCTCCCAGGGGACAGCTCCTTGATGACCTACCGGGGCCACGGAGTGCTGCACACCCTCATCCGCTGCCGGTTCTCCCCCATTCACAGCACCGGCCAGCAGTTCATCTACAGTGGCTGCTCCACTGGCAAAGTGGTTG TGTACGACCTTCTCAGTGGCCACATTGTAAAGAAGCTGACGAACCACAAGGCCTGTGTGCGTGATGTCAGTTGGCACCCCTTTGAAGAGAAGATTGTCAGCAGTTCG TGGGACGGGAACCTGCGTCTGTGGCAGTACCGCCAGGCTGAGTACTTCCAGGATGACATGCCAGAATCCGAGGAATGTGCCAGCGCCCCTGCCCCAGTGCCCCACTCCTCTACAGCCTTTTCCTCACCCCAGTAG
- the PSME1 gene encoding proteasome activator complex subunit 1 isoform X2 → MATLRVQPEAQAKVDVFREDLCTKTENLLGSYFPKKISELDAFLKEPALNEANLSNLKAPLDIPVPDPVKEKEKEERKKQQEKEDKGEKKKGEDEDKGPPCGPVNCNEKILVLLQRLKPEIKDVIEQLNLVTTWLQLQIPRIEDGNNFGVAVQEKVFELMTSLHTKLEGFHTQISKYFSERGDAVTKAAKQPHVGDYRQLVHELDEAEYRDIRLMVMEIRNAYAVLYDIILKNFEKLKKPRGETKGMIY, encoded by the exons ATGGCCACGCTCAGGGTCCAGCCCGAGGCCCAAGCCAAG GTGGATGTGTTTCGTGAAGACCTCTGTACCAAG ACAGAGAACCTGCTCGGGAGCTATTTCCCCAAGAAGATTTCTGAGCTGGATGCATTTTTAAAG GAGCCAGCTCTCAATGAAGCCAACTTGAGCAATCTGAAGGCCCCGTTGGACATCCCAGTGCCTGATCCAgtcaaggagaaagagaaagaggaacggAAGAAACAGCAGGAG AAGGAAGACAAGGGTGAAAAGAAGAAGGGGGAGGATGAAGACAAAG GTCCTCCCTGTGGCCCAGTGAACTGCAATGAAAAGATCTTGGTCCTTCTGCAGCGCTTGAAGCCTGAGATCAAGGATGTCATTGAGCAGCTCAACCTG GTCACCACCTGGTTGCAGCTGCAGATACCTCGGATTGAGGATGGTAACAATTTTGGAGTGGCTGTCCAG GAGAAGGTGTTTGAGCTGATGACCAGCCTCCACACCAAGCTAGAAGGCTTCCACACTCAAATCTCTAA GTATTTCTCTGAGCGTGGTGATGCAGTAACTAAAGCAGCCAAGCAGCCCCATGTG GGTGATTATCGGCAGCTGGTGCACGAGCTGGATGAGGCAGAATACCGGGACATCCGGCTGATGGTCATGGAGATCCGCAATGCTTAT GCTGTGTTATATGACATCATCCTGAAGAACTTCGAGAAGCTCAAGAAGCCCAGGGGAGAAACAAAGGGAATGATCTATTGA
- the PSME1 gene encoding proteasome activator complex subunit 1 isoform X1 encodes MATLRVQPEAQAKVDVFREDLCTKTENLLGSYFPKKISELDAFLKEPALNEANLSNLKAPLDIPVPDPVKEKEKEERKKQQEKEDKGEKKKGEDEDKGPPCGPVNCNEKILVLLQRLKPEIKDVIEQLNLVTTWLQLQIPRIEDGNNFGVAVQEKVFELMTSLHTKLEGFHTQISKYFSERGDAVTKAAKQPHVGDYRQLVHELDEAEYRDIRLMVMEIRNAYVRRRGQGWAEAAFPGHALPDPAGWGLRVTKLSFSTRLEMGHRATGGL; translated from the exons ATGGCCACGCTCAGGGTCCAGCCCGAGGCCCAAGCCAAG GTGGATGTGTTTCGTGAAGACCTCTGTACCAAG ACAGAGAACCTGCTCGGGAGCTATTTCCCCAAGAAGATTTCTGAGCTGGATGCATTTTTAAAG GAGCCAGCTCTCAATGAAGCCAACTTGAGCAATCTGAAGGCCCCGTTGGACATCCCAGTGCCTGATCCAgtcaaggagaaagagaaagaggaacggAAGAAACAGCAGGAG AAGGAAGACAAGGGTGAAAAGAAGAAGGGGGAGGATGAAGACAAAG GTCCTCCCTGTGGCCCAGTGAACTGCAATGAAAAGATCTTGGTCCTTCTGCAGCGCTTGAAGCCTGAGATCAAGGATGTCATTGAGCAGCTCAACCTG GTCACCACCTGGTTGCAGCTGCAGATACCTCGGATTGAGGATGGTAACAATTTTGGAGTGGCTGTCCAG GAGAAGGTGTTTGAGCTGATGACCAGCCTCCACACCAAGCTAGAAGGCTTCCACACTCAAATCTCTAA GTATTTCTCTGAGCGTGGTGATGCAGTAACTAAAGCAGCCAAGCAGCCCCATGTG GGTGATTATCGGCAGCTGGTGCACGAGCTGGATGAGGCAGAATACCGGGACATCCGGCTGATGGTCATGGAGATCCGCAATGCTTATGTGAGGAGGCGAGGGCAGGGGTGGGCAGAGGCAGCTTTCCCAGGCCACGCACTCCCTGACCCTGCAGGCTGGGGGTTAAGGGTGACAAAGCTCAGCTTCTCCACAAGGCTAGAAATGGGGCACAGAGCCACTGGAGGCCTCTGA